One Streptomyces sp. NBC_01217 genomic region harbors:
- a CDS encoding CBS domain-containing protein, whose product MRHRTVAELMTRGVVRARRDLPFKEIVKLLAENDVTAVPVVDELDRPMGLVSEADLLRKSADQADPSGRTPIPHLEAWERAKAEGARAEELMSAPAVCARPEWTVVEAARLMEVQNVKRLPVVDETDKLLGIVSRSDLLRVFLRRDDAIHEEIDRDVLQRTMGFAPSAVTAEVSEGQVVLSGSVEFKSLIPIVDRLCRSVDGVVSVAEHITYRTDDTRSSPTGT is encoded by the coding sequence ATGCGCCACCGAACGGTCGCGGAGCTCATGACCAGGGGGGTCGTCCGGGCGCGCCGTGACCTGCCCTTCAAGGAGATCGTCAAACTGTTGGCGGAGAACGATGTCACCGCGGTACCCGTGGTGGACGAGCTGGACCGTCCCATGGGGCTGGTGTCCGAGGCCGACCTGTTGCGCAAGTCGGCCGACCAGGCCGATCCGTCCGGCCGCACACCGATCCCGCATCTGGAGGCGTGGGAACGGGCCAAGGCGGAGGGAGCCAGGGCCGAGGAGCTGATGTCGGCTCCCGCGGTGTGTGCGCGTCCGGAGTGGACCGTGGTGGAGGCGGCCCGCCTCATGGAGGTGCAGAACGTCAAACGTCTGCCCGTCGTGGACGAGACCGACAAGTTGCTGGGCATCGTCAGCCGCAGCGACCTGCTGCGGGTCTTCCTGCGCCGTGACGACGCCATCCACGAAGAGATCGACCGGGATGTGCTGCAGCGGACGATGGGCTTCGCCCCTTCGGCGGTGACGGCCGAGGTGAGCGAGGGGCAGGTCGTCCTCAGCGGCTCCGTCGAGTTCAAGAGCCTGATTCCCATCGTCGACCGGCTGTGCCGGAGCGTCGACGGCGTCGTCTCCGTCGCCGAGCACATCACCTACCGGACCGATGACACCCGGAGTTCCCCCACCGGCACGTGA